The Neobacillus sp. OS1-2 genome includes a window with the following:
- the putP gene encoding sodium/proline symporter PutP, translated as MSNVSLQLVSIGVYIAMMLFIGWYSYRKTSNLTDYMLGGRSLGPAVTALSAGAADMSGWLLMGLPGGIYVTGLADAWIAVGLTIGAYLNWLLVAPRLRSYTQVANDSITIPSYLENRFKDKTKLLRIVSGIVILLFFTFYVSSGMVSGAVFFESSFGTSYHTGLYIVGGVVVAYTLFGGFLAVSYTDFIQGLMMLIALLLVPAIGIFSTGGPAETFDTVRAIDPTRLDLLKGTTGIGIISAMAWGLGYFGQPHIIVRFMAIKTIKETKSARRIGMGWMIISLIGTIFTGLIGIAYFHNNPQHVLENPEAVFIELSQILFHPIFAGFALAAILAAIMSTISSQLIVTSSALVEDLYKVVMNKDAKDKHLVFLGRMAVLLVAIIASALAFKQNSTILDLVAYAWAGFGAAFGPIILLSLFWKKITNWGALFGMIVGAVTVIVWKNGDLGKVLFGESLYEIVPGFVLNLIVAVVVSLLTYKKNETIEKEFNESVRLLKQE; from the coding sequence ATGTCCAATGTTTCACTACAGCTGGTTTCGATTGGAGTCTACATCGCCATGATGTTATTCATCGGCTGGTATTCCTATCGAAAAACGAGCAATCTGACAGATTACATGCTTGGGGGAAGGTCATTAGGGCCTGCTGTAACTGCCTTGAGTGCCGGCGCCGCTGACATGAGCGGTTGGCTTTTGATGGGTCTACCTGGAGGTATTTATGTAACCGGTTTAGCCGACGCATGGATTGCCGTTGGTTTAACCATCGGGGCATACCTAAACTGGCTCCTGGTTGCACCACGCCTGCGGTCATACACTCAGGTTGCAAATGATTCAATTACGATTCCAAGCTATCTCGAGAATCGCTTTAAAGACAAAACGAAACTACTCCGAATCGTTTCAGGTATTGTTATTCTTCTATTCTTTACTTTCTATGTTTCATCGGGGATGGTTTCAGGAGCCGTATTTTTTGAAAGTTCATTTGGAACAAGCTACCATACTGGCCTGTATATCGTGGGCGGTGTTGTTGTTGCCTACACCTTATTCGGCGGGTTCCTGGCTGTTAGTTATACTGACTTTATTCAAGGCCTAATGATGTTGATTGCCCTGCTGCTTGTTCCAGCTATTGGAATCTTCAGTACTGGCGGTCCAGCAGAAACGTTTGATACCGTGCGTGCAATTGATCCTACAAGATTAGACTTATTAAAAGGGACAACAGGGATTGGCATCATCTCAGCGATGGCTTGGGGCCTTGGCTATTTCGGACAACCGCATATTATCGTCCGCTTTATGGCTATCAAAACGATAAAAGAAACGAAGAGTGCACGTCGAATTGGGATGGGCTGGATGATTATCTCACTTATCGGCACCATCTTTACAGGATTAATTGGTATCGCCTATTTTCATAATAATCCACAGCATGTCTTAGAAAATCCTGAAGCCGTTTTCATTGAACTTAGTCAGATTTTATTCCACCCTATTTTTGCAGGATTTGCATTGGCTGCGATTCTAGCAGCGATTATGAGTACAATCTCTTCACAGTTAATTGTAACATCAAGTGCACTTGTTGAAGATCTGTACAAAGTCGTCATGAATAAAGACGCAAAGGATAAACATCTTGTTTTCTTAGGAAGAATGGCCGTCCTTCTCGTCGCGATTATCGCTTCAGCACTTGCCTTCAAACAAAATAGTACCATATTAGATCTGGTCGCATATGCATGGGCAGGATTTGGAGCTGCCTTTGGTCCTATTATTCTGCTAAGTCTATTTTGGAAAAAGATCACAAACTGGGGCGCCTTGTTCGGCATGATTGTCGGAGCCGTTACCGTTATCGTCTGGAAAAATGGTGACCTTGGTAAAGTTCTTTTCGGCGAATCACTTTATGAAATCGTTCCAGGATTTGTTTTAAATCTAATTGTGGCTGTTGTTGTCAGCCTACTTACTTACAA
- a CDS encoding thioredoxin family protein, with translation MDLNAWFHKGLTASEYIGLMRQNKEEMLQIYEGFSLSDADKEKLQDVRARNLRAIVLTEDWCGDALLNNPILMRIAEAAGIELHFVLRDQNLELMDQYLTNGTSRAIPIFIFINEEGGEVAVWGPRAAEMQALVMERRAGLPDKDAADFQEKQMEVYKQLKVEYQTDSAIWQTVANSIMAKLI, from the coding sequence ATGGATTTAAATGCCTGGTTTCACAAGGGTTTGACTGCGTCGGAGTATATTGGTTTGATGAGGCAGAATAAAGAAGAAATGCTTCAAATTTATGAAGGGTTTTCTTTAAGCGATGCTGATAAAGAAAAGCTCCAGGACGTGAGAGCCCGAAACTTGCGTGCGATTGTCCTAACAGAGGATTGGTGCGGGGATGCGCTGCTGAATAATCCCATTTTGATGAGGATAGCCGAAGCAGCGGGTATCGAACTTCATTTTGTTCTTCGTGACCAAAATCTCGAGTTGATGGATCAATACTTAACGAATGGTACTTCACGTGCGATTCCTATCTTTATTTTTATAAATGAAGAAGGCGGTGAAGTAGCGGTTTGGGGCCCAAGAGCAGCTGAAATGCAGGCGCTTGTGATGGAAAGGCGTGCGGGGCTGCCAGATAAGGATGCAGCAGATTTTCAGGAGAAGCAAATGGAAGTGTATAAGCAGCTGAAGGTGGAATATCAGACAGATTCGGCGATTTGGCAAACCGTTGCGAATAGTATTATGGCTAAGCTTATATAA
- the plsY gene encoding glycerol-3-phosphate 1-O-acyltransferase PlsY — protein MFWVLLLASYLIGSIPTALIVGKLVFGVDIRDHGSKNPGATNTLRVLGKKSAIFVLIIDLTKGALATYLPIHFNLHTEPLYFGLMAVVGHCFPIFAGFRGGKAIATTAGALLIANFPLLIIAYVTFFFVILLSKYVFFGSISVGLSMLTYSFISPSLELELIFLLFSLFLIFLHRSNIRNFILGIEPKINDKNVMNDRIPPKNSGF, from the coding sequence ATGTTTTGGGTGCTTCTCCTTGCCTCTTACTTAATTGGAAGCATCCCCACCGCCCTCATTGTGGGGAAACTAGTCTTTGGTGTCGATATTCGCGACCACGGCAGCAAAAATCCCGGTGCAACCAACACCTTAAGGGTACTCGGCAAGAAATCAGCGATCTTCGTCCTTATCATCGACTTAACCAAAGGAGCCTTGGCGACGTATCTGCCAATCCATTTTAACCTTCATACAGAACCACTGTATTTTGGGCTAATGGCAGTTGTCGGTCATTGCTTCCCGATTTTTGCAGGTTTCAGAGGCGGAAAAGCCATTGCAACAACCGCAGGCGCACTTTTAATTGCAAACTTTCCATTGCTCATCATCGCCTATGTTACCTTCTTTTTTGTAATCCTTTTATCAAAATATGTATTTTTCGGCTCCATTTCAGTTGGCCTGAGTATGCTTACCTATTCATTCATTTCCCCAAGTCTTGAACTAGAACTTATCTTTTTATTATTCTCTTTATTTTTAATTTTTCTGCACCGCTCCAACATTCGCAACTTCATCCTTGGAATCGAACCAAAAATTAATGATAAAAACGTAATGAACGACCGTATCCCTCCAAAGAACAGCGGATTTTAA
- a CDS encoding RNA polymerase sigma factor encodes MCKVKRKGERTISDTALIEKVLEGNDHAFRLLVEKYRNDVFRTVFAVLRDQKEAEDAAQEVFMKIYTSLPKYEHQGFKTWMTRIAVNHAIDVKRKQARRREDVVDALEQEALATPRDSVEKEIIEMDQRHLVRKKLNEVPENYREVIYGFYIAEKSYQQMAEEQNVQVKTIETKLYRARSWMKKNWKEDDFS; translated from the coding sequence ATGTGTAAGGTAAAAAGAAAGGGGGAGAGAACGATTAGTGATACAGCCTTAATAGAAAAAGTGCTGGAAGGCAATGATCATGCCTTTCGCCTTTTGGTTGAGAAGTACCGCAATGATGTGTTCCGGACTGTCTTTGCTGTTCTTCGTGATCAAAAGGAAGCGGAAGACGCTGCACAAGAAGTGTTTATGAAAATTTACACCTCTCTCCCCAAATATGAACATCAAGGGTTTAAAACATGGATGACACGGATTGCTGTTAACCATGCGATAGATGTAAAACGAAAGCAGGCAAGAAGAAGAGAGGACGTAGTGGATGCGCTCGAGCAAGAGGCATTAGCGACGCCGAGGGATAGTGTTGAAAAGGAAATTATTGAGATGGACCAACGCCATCTGGTTCGGAAAAAGCTGAATGAAGTGCCGGAGAATTACCGCGAAGTGATTTATGGATTCTACATAGCTGAGAAAAGCTATCAGCAAATGGCAGAGGAACAAAATGTCCAGGTGAAGACAATTGAAACGAAGCTATACCGGGCGCGAAGTTGGATGAAAAAGAATTGGAAGGAGGACGATTTTTCATGA
- a CDS encoding diacylglycerol kinase: MKRARLIYNPTSGREVLKRNLPEILEKLEVAGYEASCHATTGAGDATAAARLAVERQYDIVIAAGGDGTIHEVVNGLAEQEFRPKLGIIPAGTTNDFARALHIPRDVGAAVDIITKGELIPVDIGRINDRYFINIAGGGRITELTYEVPSKLKTMLGQLAYYLKGMEMLPSIKASDLTIEYDGKLFEGEAMMFLVGLTNSIGGFERLAPDASINDGLFSLLILKKVNLAEFVRIATLAIRGEHVNDPNVIYTQANRIKVYSDEKVQLNLDGEFGGLLPSEFENLYRHLEVFVPLENIRPNDRPTDWESGKRYS; the protein is encoded by the coding sequence ATGAAAAGAGCAAGACTAATTTACAATCCTACATCAGGACGAGAAGTTCTGAAACGGAATCTGCCGGAAATTCTTGAAAAATTAGAGGTTGCCGGATATGAAGCATCTTGTCATGCCACAACAGGTGCTGGTGATGCGACGGCCGCAGCACGGTTAGCGGTCGAGCGTCAGTATGATATCGTCATTGCTGCTGGCGGTGATGGAACGATTCATGAGGTCGTAAATGGCCTTGCCGAGCAGGAATTTCGTCCGAAGTTAGGAATTATTCCAGCCGGTACAACCAATGATTTTGCCAGAGCCCTTCATATCCCTAGAGATGTTGGAGCTGCTGTGGATATTATCACGAAAGGGGAATTAATTCCCGTCGATATTGGCCGGATTAATGACCGATACTTTATTAATATTGCCGGCGGCGGAAGGATAACTGAGCTTACATACGAAGTGCCCAGCAAATTAAAAACGATGCTCGGCCAACTTGCCTACTATTTAAAAGGAATGGAAATGCTTCCTTCGATTAAAGCTTCTGATCTAACGATTGAATATGATGGAAAGCTTTTTGAAGGAGAAGCGATGATGTTTTTAGTGGGGCTGACCAATTCGATTGGTGGATTTGAAAGGCTTGCACCTGATGCTTCCATAAATGATGGATTATTTTCCTTGTTAATTTTGAAAAAAGTAAATCTTGCTGAGTTTGTCCGAATCGCCACGTTAGCGATCCGCGGTGAACATGTGAATGACCCGAATGTGATCTACACGCAGGCAAACAGGATTAAAGTATATTCAGACGAAAAAGTTCAGTTGAATTTAGATGGCGAATTCGGCGGCTTGCTGCCTAGTGAATTTGAAAACCTGTATCGCCATTTAGAAGTGTTTGTGCCTCTTGAGAATATTCGCCCGAATGACCGACCGACAGATTGGGAATCGGGAAAGAGATATAGTTGA
- a CDS encoding cysteine hydrolase family protein, with amino-acid sequence MKAFINIDYTYDFVADAGALTCGEPGQAIEGKIVELTKEFIANGDYVVFAIDVHDEGDEYHPETKLFPPHNLRGTSGRDLYGALQHVYEENKQRENVVYMDKTRYSAFAGTDLEIKLRERGINEVHLVGVCTDICVLHTAVDAYNKGFKMVVYKDAVASFNPAGHEWALGHFEQSLGAVVK; translated from the coding sequence ATGAAGGCGTTCATTAATATCGATTACACCTATGATTTTGTTGCGGATGCAGGAGCGTTAACCTGTGGAGAGCCTGGGCAGGCTATTGAGGGGAAAATCGTTGAGTTGACGAAAGAGTTTATCGCAAATGGTGACTACGTTGTATTTGCTATCGATGTTCATGACGAAGGAGACGAATACCATCCGGAAACGAAGCTGTTCCCGCCGCACAATTTGCGCGGCACCTCTGGCCGGGACTTGTATGGCGCCCTACAACATGTATATGAAGAGAATAAACAGCGTGAAAATGTTGTCTATATGGATAAAACAAGATACTCGGCATTTGCAGGAACAGATCTTGAAATCAAATTACGCGAGCGCGGCATTAACGAGGTTCACCTTGTTGGTGTTTGTACCGATATTTGTGTTTTACATACCGCTGTTGATGCCTATAATAAGGGTTTTAAAATGGTTGTTTACAAAGATGCCGTTGCTTCCTTCAATCCAGCAGGACACGAGTGGGCTCTTGGACATTTTGAACAATCGCTAGGTGCTGTGGTTAAATAG